Within the Methanobrevibacter oralis genome, the region ATCACTTTCAGCCACCGGATCAAGAGAAGAACCTCTAACATTTGGAACAATCATAATGTCTTTATCTCCTTTAACACGAGTAGCTATCGCATATTCAACATCTTCAGCATCAAATATGTTCACGTCCGTATCTACAACAATAGCATGTTTAAGAGAGGGATGTGCAGATAATGCGGCCATAATGGCATTTTTTCCATCTCCTTCAGTTTGTTTGTTAATAGATATGACTGCATGTAACCAACAACAACCGCCTTCTGTTAAAACAACATTTTCAACAGTAGGAACAGCATTTTTCACAGCTTTAAATATTCTTGGCTCTTGTGGAAGGCCTTGTAATAATTTATGTTCAAATCCAGCAGGTAAAATACTATGATAATGAGGATTATCTTTTTTAATATGCATTTTACTTAAATTAATAACCGGTTGGTCACGTATAATATCATAAGTATCAGTTAGATCAACAAATGGTCCTTCAGCTACATTTTCTTTTACAGATATTTTACCTTCTAATATAATATCTGCTTTTGGAACTTCTAAATTACCACATTTAATTAATTCCAATTTTCCATTTTTAAAAGCATTAGCTACATCCATTTCATTATAATCAATTGGTATTGAAGTAGTACTTGCAAGTAAAATTGCAGGATCCATTCCAATAGCTATTGCAATTTCAAGGTCTTTACCAGATTTTTGAGCGTTTTGAAAGTAAGTATAAAGGTTTCTTGGAACAATTCTAATAACAAGTCTTTCATTGTCAAGCACCATCATTCTATGTATTGATGCATTTTGAATTCCACTTTCAGGATCACGAGCAAATACAACACCAGAAGTAATATATTTACCTCCGTCACGTTTATAATGAGTTAAAATTGGTATTTTATCTAAATCTACTTTTGATGAATTATATTCACTTAAATCTGTGAATTTTTCTACTTTAATTGGGTTATCAATAGCTTCGATTATTCTTTTGGTAATTTCAGATACTTCACAGTTAATAGATTTAGCTATTTTTTCTCTTGTATTTGAAATCCCAGATATGATTGGCATGTCAAAGTCTTTTACATTTTTAACAATAATGGTATCTTTAGGATATTTACTTAAGACTTTAGATACTTCATATTCACTTGAAAGCTCTTCAGTTATTTCAATTATATTTTCTTCATTAATTTTCATTAAAATCCCTACAAAGTAATCTTTTTATTTTTTAACTTACCCAAAATTTCGGTGATCATTGGATTTTCAATTGAAAGTATTTCACCAGCAAGTATTGCTGCATTTTTTCCATTATTAACGCCAACTGTTGCAACAGGAACTCCTGGAGGCATATTTACAGTTGTAAGTAAATAATCATTCCCTGATTCATTTTCACAAGGAACCCCTATTACTGGCCTATCTGTAAGTCCTACAATACCACCGGTAACTTGTGAAGAATTAGAACTAATTCCAATAAAAACCTTTGAATTGTTCATTGATTTAATATAACTTTTGAATTTTTTATTTGATCTTATTGGGCAGAGGACTTTCATGTCATAGCTAATTTTGATTCTATCCAATATAACAGTAACATTTTTAGCTACTTTTATGTCTGATTGCCTACCAACAATAATAACAACTTCAGCATTTTCATTTTTAGAACAACATTTCTCTTCTTCTTCAGGAGTTTTTTCAAGGTTTTTAACAGTTAAAAAATCATTAACAATATATTTTCTATCAATTTTTTGAACAATTTCTGCATTACTTTTGATAACTTTTTGAGCATATTCCTCTCTTAATTTCATTACTTTTTGACGTATTTCTTCATCATAAAGTCCTAAAATTTGTGCAGCTAATATTGCACCATTATCTCCCCTGTCAATTCCAACGGTTGCTATTGGTGAAGGATAAGGCATTTGAATAATTGATTCTAGTGCATCTAAACCACTTGTTTTAACATCAACAGGAACTCCAATCACTGGTTTTGGAGTAAAAGCAGTTATTGCACCAGGTAAATGTGCGGCTAAACCTGCAATACCAATAAAAACTTCAATTCCAGCATCAGTCCCCTGTTTTACAAGTTCACGTACAAGATTAGGGGTTCTATGTGCAGAAGCGATTTTTAAGCTGTATGGAATTTCAAGTTTTTCAAGAATGTCCATACTTTTCTCAGCAATTGCAATATCTGAGCCACTACCAAGAATAATCATTACTTTTGGTGTCATTTAAAATTCCTTCTTTAAAAATAATTTTTATATACATTATTTGTTTTTATAATATTTAAAGTATCATCGATAATTGAATCCTATTTCTAGCTAAATCAATATCTAAAACTTTTACATCAACAATATCCCCAACACTAACTATGTCTAGAGGGTGTTTTACAAATTTATCGGCTACTAATTGAGATACATGAATTAATCCATCTTGATGAGCACCAATATCAATAAATGCTCCAAAATCAACAATATTTCTAACAGTTCCTTTTAAAACCATGTCCTTTTCTAAATCTTCTATTGATAATATGTTTTTTCTTAAATGTGGTTTTGGCATATTTTCTCTAGGGTCATGACAAGGTTTTTTAAGTTCATTTATAATATCTTTTAAAGTTTCAACACCAACATCAAGTTCAATAGCTAATTTTTCTAAATCAATATTATTTAATTTTAAATTATTAGATCCTAAATCATCAAGAGAGTAATTTAAAGTTTTTAATAATTTTATTGTAATATTATAAGATTCAGGATGGATAATGGTATTATCTAATGGGCATTTTGGGTTTTTTATTTTTACAAAACCAGCACATTGTTTAAATGTTTTTTTACCTAGTTTTTCTACATTTAATAATTCAGATCTACTGTTAAAACCACCATGTTGTTCTCTATATTTAATAATATTTTTAGCAGTTGAACTTCTAATACCAGAAACATAATTAAGTAAGCTATAAGAGGCAGTATTTAAATCAACACCTACTTCATTAACTATTTTTTCAACAACACTACTTAAAGATTCATTTAATTTCTTTTGATTCATATCATGTTGATATTGACCAACACCAATGGATTTAGGTTCTATTTTAACAAGTTCTGCTAAAGGGTCTTGTAATCTTCTTGCAATAGATATGGCACTTCGTTCACCTTCATTTAATTCTGGAAACTCTTCACTTCCAAGTTTACTAGCAGAATAAACTGAGGCCCCTGCTTCATTTACAATAATATACTCTACATTCATATTTTTTATTATATCAACTACAATTTTCTCTGATTCTCTTGAAGCAGTTCCATTACCGATAGCAATCACATCAATATCATATTTTTCAATTAAACTACGCACGGTTTTAATTGATTCTTTAACTTTCTTTTGAGGTTTTGTAGGATATATCAATGAGGTTTCTAGTACTTTTCCAGTTTTATCAATAATAGCTAATTTACAACCAGTTTTAAATGCAGGATCCCAACCAAGTATTGTTTTTCCAGGAAAAGGACTTTCTAATAATAATTGTTCTAAATTTTTTGAAAAAACTTTAATAGATCTTTTTTCTGCATTTTTTGTAATGTAACTTCTAATTTCTCTTTCAATTGCAGGTGCTATTAATCGTTTATATGAATCTAAAACACATTCTTCAATAATTGAGGTTGTGTGTGGGTTATATTCAATTTTTTCAGGTATTTTAGAAATATTTTTTAAAACATGTCTTTTAAGATAATTTGTTATTTCAGAAGCTTCGCATTGAATTTTAACTTTGATTATTCCTTCTTTTTCAGCTCTATTAATTGCTAAAATTCTATGAGAAGGTATTTTTTTTAGATTTTCTGAGTAATTATAGTAAATTTCATATTCACTACTATCTTCTTTATTTTTTGCTTTAGTTTCAATTTTACCAGTATAAAATGTATTTTGTCTGATTTTTTTTCTAAATTCGGAATTATAAGAGATTATTTCACAAATAATATCTTTAGCACCATCAATAGCGTTTTGTACACTTTTAACATCTTTTTCAATATTGATATACTTTTCGGCTATTTTATAAATACTTTCATTAATCTCTTGTTTTAAAATAGTATTAGCTAATTTTTCAAGACCTTTTTCACGTGCTATAGTTGCTCTTGTTCTTTTTTTACTTTTAAATGGTCGATATATGTCATCTAATTCAACTAATGTTTTTGCATTTAAAATTTGCTTTTTAAGATTATCATCTAATTTATTAATTTCATCAAGTCTTTCTATGGTTTTTGATTTTTTTTCTTTGAGATTTCTTAAATATTTAAGCCTATTCTCAAATTTTCTCAGTATTTCATCATTTAATGAACCAGTAACATCTTTTCTATATCTAGCAATAAAAGGTATTGTATTTCCATCATCAATTAATTTAATTACCATTTCAACTTGCCATTTTTTAAGATTTAGTTCCTTTTGAAGTGATTCAACAATCATTAAATTACAATTCTTATCTTATAAAATGTTTTATTATATTTTAATTAAATAAAAATCTATT harbors:
- a CDS encoding UbiD family decarboxylase, which produces MKINEENIIEITEELSSEYEVSKVLSKYPKDTIIVKNVKDFDMPIISGISNTREKIAKSINCEVSEITKRIIEAIDNPIKVEKFTDLSEYNSSKVDLDKIPILTHYKRDGGKYITSGVVFARDPESGIQNASIHRMMVLDNERLVIRIVPRNLYTYFQNAQKSGKDLEIAIAIGMDPAILLASTTSIPIDYNEMDVANAFKNGKLELIKCGNLEVPKADIILEGKISVKENVAEGPFVDLTDTYDIIRDQPVINLSKMHIKKDNPHYHSILPAGFEHKLLQGLPQEPRIFKAVKNAVPTVENVVLTEGGCCWLHAVISINKQTEGDGKNAIMAALSAHPSLKHAIVVDTDVNIFDAEDVEYAIATRVKGDKDIMIVPNVRGSSLDPVAESDGTTTKIGVDATKSFKSLDKFERVSHSS
- the purE gene encoding 5-(carboxyamino)imidazole ribonucleotide mutase, which produces MTPKVMIILGSGSDIAIAEKSMDILEKLEIPYSLKIASAHRTPNLVRELVKQGTDAGIEVFIGIAGLAAHLPGAITAFTPKPVIGVPVDVKTSGLDALESIIQMPYPSPIATVGIDRGDNGAILAAQILGLYDEEIRQKVMKLREEYAQKVIKSNAEIVQKIDRKYIVNDFLTVKNLEKTPEEEEKCCSKNENAEVVIIVGRQSDIKVAKNVTVILDRIKISYDMKVLCPIRSNKKFKSYIKSMNNSKVFIGISSNSSQVTGGIVGLTDRPVIGVPCENESGNDYLLTTVNMPPGVPVATVGVNNGKNAAILAGEILSIENPMITEILGKLKNKKITL
- a CDS encoding Tex family protein, with the translated sequence MIVESLQKELNLKKWQVEMVIKLIDDGNTIPFIARYRKDVTGSLNDEILRKFENRLKYLRNLKEKKSKTIERLDEINKLDDNLKKQILNAKTLVELDDIYRPFKSKKRTRATIAREKGLEKLANTILKQEINESIYKIAEKYINIEKDVKSVQNAIDGAKDIICEIISYNSEFRKKIRQNTFYTGKIETKAKNKEDSSEYEIYYNYSENLKKIPSHRILAINRAEKEGIIKVKIQCEASEITNYLKRHVLKNISKIPEKIEYNPHTTSIIEECVLDSYKRLIAPAIEREIRSYITKNAEKRSIKVFSKNLEQLLLESPFPGKTILGWDPAFKTGCKLAIIDKTGKVLETSLIYPTKPQKKVKESIKTVRSLIEKYDIDVIAIGNGTASRESEKIVVDIIKNMNVEYIIVNEAGASVYSASKLGSEEFPELNEGERSAISIARRLQDPLAELVKIEPKSIGVGQYQHDMNQKKLNESLSSVVEKIVNEVGVDLNTASYSLLNYVSGIRSSTAKNIIKYREQHGGFNSRSELLNVEKLGKKTFKQCAGFVKIKNPKCPLDNTIIHPESYNITIKLLKTLNYSLDDLGSNNLKLNNIDLEKLAIELDVGVETLKDIINELKKPCHDPRENMPKPHLRKNILSIEDLEKDMVLKGTVRNIVDFGAFIDIGAHQDGLIHVSQLVADKFVKHPLDIVSVGDIVDVKVLDIDLARNRIQLSMIL